A window of the Citrus sinensis cultivar Valencia sweet orange chromosome 9, DVS_A1.0, whole genome shotgun sequence genome harbors these coding sequences:
- the LOC102631398 gene encoding probable bifunctional methylthioribulose-1-phosphate dehydratase/enolase-phosphatase E1, translating to MATLAVNGGGGAAAATHTQAYLEGRAVKETRVLISELCRHFYTLGWVSGTGGSITIKVHDDSIPKPQQLILMSPSGVQKERMEPEDMYVLSGNGTTLSSPSPKPYPHKPPKCSDCAPLFMKAYEKRDAGAVIHSHGIESCLVTMINPMSKEFRITHMEMIKGIKGHGYYDELVVPIIENTAYENELTDSLAKAIDAYPKATAVLVRNHGIYVWGDSWINAKTQAECYHYLFDAAIKLHQLGLDWSTPNHGPTRNFKLGLGSNGNVNTSAKAVTEGSDYGSGLFPRCIVLDIEGTTTPISFVSEVLFPYARDNVGKHLSVTYDTPETQDDIKLLRSQVEDDLKQGVAGAVPIPPGDAGKEEVIAALVANVDAMIKADRKITALKQLQGHIWRTGFESNELEGEVFDDVPEALEKWHSLGTKVYIYSSGSRLAQRLIFGNSNYGDLRKYLSGFFDTAVGNKRETRSYVEITNSLGVDKPSEILFVTDVYQEATAAKAAGLEVVISIRPGNGPLPENHGFKTINSFAEI from the exons ATGGCAACGTTGGCAGTGAACGGAGGAGGaggagcagcagcagcaacgcATACGCAGGCTTATTTGGAGGGCAGAGCAGTGAAGGAGACGAGGGTGTTGATATCAGAGCTCTGCCGTCATTTCTACACCCTTGGATGGGTTTCTGGGACAGGTGGCAGCATCACCATCAAGGTCCATGATGACTCCATCCCTAAACCTCAACAGCTCATCCTCATGTCACCTTCTG GTGTGCAGAAGGAGAGAATGGAACCAGAGGACATGTATGTGTTATCTGGAAATGGGACTACGTTGTCTTCACCATCTCCAAAACCGTACCCACATAAGCCTCCCAAGTGTTCAGATTGTGCTCCTCTTTTCATGAAG GCATACGAGAAACGTGATGCAGGGGCTGTTATCCACAGCCATGGCATAGAATCTTGCCTTGTGACAATGATCAATCCAATGTCAAAAGAATTTCGT ATAACTCACATGGAGATGATAAAAGGAATCAAAGGGCATGGTTACTATGATGAACTCGTTGTTCCAATTATAGAGAACACAGCTTATGAAAATGAGCTCACTGATTCTCTTGCTAAAGCG ATAGATGCCTATCCAAAAGCAACAGCTGTGCTTGTTCGTAATCATGGCATATATGTTTGGGGAGACTCCTGGATCAATGCTAAAACTCAG GCTGAATGTTATCACTATCTCTTTGATGCTGCTATCAAACTCCATCAACTGGGCCTGGACTGGTCTACTCCAAACCATGGTCCAACTCGTAATTTTAAGTTAGGTTTAGGAAGCAATGGCAATGTAAATACATCTGCAAAAGCAGTGACTGAAGGCTCAGATTATGGTTCTGGCCTATTCCCA CGTTGCATTGTACTTGACATTGAAGGGACTACCACTCCCATATCATTTGTTTCTGAGGTTCTCTTTCCATATGCTCGTGACAATGTTGGGAAGCATTTGTCTGTGACATATGATACTCCAGAAACTCAAGATGATATCAAGTTGTTGCGCTCTCAA GTTGAAGATGACCTGAAACAAGGAGTCGCTGGTGCTGTACCTATCCCTCCCGGTGATGCTGGGAAAGAGGAGGTAATAGCAGCTTTAGTTGCTAATGTGGATGCAATGATAAAGGCAGATCGAAAAATCACTGCTCTAAAACAATTGCAA GGTCATATATGGAGAACTGGATTTGAGAGTAATGAATTGGAGGGAGAAGTTTTTGATGATGTACCAGAAGCCCTTGAAAAGTGGCATTCTTTGGGAACAAAg GTGTACATATATTCCAGTGGTAGCAGGCTGGCAcaaaggcttatttttggaaattcaaattatggggatttaagaaaatatttatctgGCTTTTTCGACACTGCAGTGGG GAACAAAAGAGAAACACGCAGTTATGTCGAAATCACAAACTCATTGGGAGTTGATAAGCCATCCGAGATCTTATTTGTGACAGATGTATATCAAGAAGCTACAGCTGCAAAAGCTGCGG GTTTGGAGGTGGTAATTTCTATCCGGCCAGGAAATGGACCTCTTCCAGAGAACCATGGCTTCAAGACAATCAATTCTTTCGCGGAAATCTAA